From the Robbsia betulipollinis genome, the window TCGACAAGCGGGCTCGCCGCAAGGTCATGAAGACCTACGACGATTTGGTGAAGCTCAACTTCTTCTGGTAGCAGCAGTCCACGGGCCAGGGCGTGCCCCGCAACCCAGACCGGCCGTGGCTGGACGCGTTCCTTGATAAGGGCTGGGTGCGCCTGGTCCGTAATCTATTTGCCTAGCACGGACCAGGCGCCGGTCGACGACGAGTAAGCCTAACCACTAGGCTGTCGGGCCAACGGTCGCTTCGGCGGCCGTTTTTCGTACCGAGGCGTGGTTGGGCTGGGGGTGTTCACTCTTTGCTTGTAGAATCGTGCGGATCCGTTCCACCGCCACGCCGGACCATGATCATCGACGAGACCAAAATCACATCGTTCCAGAGCATCATCGCCGTGGTGCTGCGCGAGCTGCGCGTGGCCCAGCGCATCCACCAGGCGGTGCTATCCGACCATTGCAACAAGCCGTCGTCCTTCTGGGAGAAGGTTGAGGCAGGTAAGACCCAGCTCGACCTCGACACGTTGCTACGGGTGTGCCGTCCCCTCGATGCCTTGCCGTCCGCGGTCATTTCGACGGCGGAGAAGTACCGCTGGGCTATGGAGCAGCGAGGTTGGTCCGTCCTGCTGTCGAACATCGGCAATGCCGATGCGCTGATGGACCTCGCACCGAAGTATTGGGCCTCGCCTGGCTACCGGTTCTGGCTTGCCAGCGCGTGGG encodes:
- a CDS encoding helix-turn-helix domain-containing protein, with amino-acid sequence MIIDETKITSFQSIIAVVLRELRVAQRIHQAVLSDHCNKPSSFWEKVEAGKTQLDLDTLLRVCRPLDALPSAVISTAEKYRWAMEQRGWSVLLSNIGNADALMDLAPKYWASPGYRFWLASAWVGCTILDTPTFFDNGCGKGWHGLAAVFEFAVDEGFRAMQLDEERNRPFIGPLKPGFNF